From one Conyzicola nivalis genomic stretch:
- a CDS encoding FAD-binding oxidoreductase: protein MTTYELDDLGTTRILLPGDDDYTRASTVFARAGSPAIVVQPVDENEVAAAVDFARDNRFTLSVRGGGHSGGGYGTNDGGVVIDLSLLAAIDVLNDGIVRVGGGATWGAVAAALRDHDLAISSGDTSTVGVGGLTLGGGFGWMVREHGLALDQLVEARVVLADGDVVTANETDNADLFWALRGGGGNFGIVTSFTFRAHHLDGVVAGAIQFEPDDLATLLRGWRDVMREAPERLNTTFLWMPSFPGMQGGPQITVCFAGSDDEAADAAIAPLLELGAVTGNTVAATAYAEILAEAHAPDGVRMVNNNAFAAEFDDATINDLAGVFAKTPSSVLMIRYLRGAFNRVEPDATAFAYRDSEVLVISAAFFPPDAPDEAVAAYQSGWDSLLPHLQGLYGNFSMLTSDVATPLMYPPATLARLEAVKAELDPFNLFDQNHNIRPRAVDWR from the coding sequence ATGACAACCTACGAGCTCGACGACCTCGGTACGACCAGAATTCTGCTTCCCGGCGACGACGACTACACCCGTGCCAGTACCGTGTTTGCCCGGGCCGGCAGCCCGGCGATCGTCGTCCAACCGGTCGACGAGAACGAGGTCGCCGCGGCCGTCGACTTCGCGCGCGACAACCGGTTCACACTCTCGGTCCGCGGCGGCGGCCACAGCGGCGGCGGCTACGGCACGAACGACGGGGGAGTCGTGATCGACCTCTCGCTGTTGGCCGCCATCGATGTGCTCAATGACGGCATCGTGCGGGTGGGTGGCGGCGCGACCTGGGGAGCGGTCGCCGCCGCGTTGCGCGACCACGACCTCGCCATCAGCTCCGGCGACACCTCGACCGTCGGCGTCGGCGGCCTCACCCTCGGCGGCGGTTTCGGCTGGATGGTGCGCGAGCACGGCCTCGCCCTCGACCAGCTCGTCGAGGCGCGCGTGGTTCTCGCCGACGGCGACGTCGTGACCGCGAACGAGACCGACAACGCCGACCTGTTCTGGGCGCTGCGCGGCGGGGGCGGCAATTTCGGGATCGTGACGAGCTTCACCTTTCGGGCACACCACCTCGACGGCGTCGTCGCGGGTGCCATCCAGTTCGAACCGGACGACCTCGCGACGCTGCTGCGCGGCTGGCGCGACGTGATGCGCGAGGCTCCCGAGCGACTCAACACCACGTTCCTCTGGATGCCCTCGTTTCCGGGCATGCAGGGCGGGCCGCAGATCACCGTCTGCTTTGCCGGTTCCGACGACGAGGCGGCCGACGCCGCGATCGCACCGCTGCTCGAACTGGGCGCGGTTACCGGAAACACGGTCGCGGCGACCGCCTACGCCGAGATCCTCGCCGAGGCGCACGCTCCCGACGGGGTGCGCATGGTGAACAACAACGCTTTCGCGGCCGAGTTCGACGACGCCACGATCAACGACCTCGCCGGCGTCTTCGCGAAGACGCCCTCGTCGGTGCTGATGATCCGGTACCTGCGCGGCGCGTTCAACCGGGTCGAGCCGGATGCCACGGCCTTCGCATACCGCGACAGCGAGGTTCTCGTCATCTCCGCAGCCTTCTTCCCGCCCGACGCACCCGACGAGGCTGTCGCGGCGTACCAGTCGGGGTGGGACTCCCTCCTGCCGCACCTGCAGGGCCTCTACGGCAACTTCTCTATGCTCACGAGCGACGTGGCGACACCGCTGATGTACCCGCCCGCGACGCTGGCCAGACTCGAGGCGGTCAAGGCCGAACTCGACCCGTTCAACCTGTTCGACCAGAACCACAACATCCGCCCGCGGGCCGTCGACTGGCGGTAG
- a CDS encoding MOSC domain-containing protein, which produces MNRIPGAVVAVSRSSSHDFSKPTAGAITLVEGWGVEGDAHAGATTQHLYLVKKDPTRANLTQVHLIQEELFAELADRFVVRPGELGENVTTSGVDLLTLPLGTRLHLGDDAVVEVTGLRSPCSKINAYQGGLMKALVSKDGDGQIIRKSGVMGIVVTGGVVMPGDPLRVELPEGEHVALGVV; this is translated from the coding sequence ATGAATCGCATCCCCGGAGCCGTCGTCGCGGTGAGTCGATCGTCCAGCCACGACTTCAGCAAACCCACCGCGGGAGCGATCACGCTGGTGGAGGGCTGGGGTGTGGAGGGTGACGCGCACGCGGGGGCGACCACCCAGCACCTCTACCTGGTGAAGAAAGACCCCACGCGGGCGAACCTCACCCAGGTGCACCTCATCCAGGAGGAACTCTTCGCCGAACTGGCCGACCGGTTCGTTGTCCGGCCCGGAGAGCTAGGCGAGAACGTGACCACTAGCGGTGTCGACCTGCTCACGCTTCCGCTCGGCACGCGACTCCACCTCGGCGACGACGCGGTGGTCGAGGTGACCGGGCTGCGCAGCCCGTGTTCCAAGATCAACGCCTACCAGGGCGGCCTGATGAAGGCTCTCGTCTCGAAAGACGGCGACGGGCAGATAATCCGGAAGTCCGGCGTGATGGGCATCGTGGTCACGGGCGGAGTGGTGATGCCGGGCGACCCGTTGCGGGTCGAACTGCCCGAGGGCGAACACGTCGCCCTCGGTGTGGTCTAG
- a CDS encoding J domain-containing protein, whose translation MTPEDAAAILQLRPNATAGDVERAFRARARMLHPDRLTGASEEQVAAAAEKFARLTEAHEVMQHAIADAPIIATIEPDGPPPSARWLIVGWLGVMLVAGVISFFGGAIPYSTADVVLRLLPLAAAATAFALTGRRVYYAATVALLAASVLITLALASFGSLVALGLLLVPVVGLMVQGRKVAAYRA comes from the coding sequence ATGACTCCCGAAGACGCGGCCGCGATCCTTCAATTGCGCCCGAACGCCACCGCGGGAGACGTCGAGCGGGCCTTTCGCGCCCGCGCGAGGATGCTGCACCCCGATCGGCTCACGGGCGCATCCGAAGAGCAGGTCGCGGCCGCTGCCGAGAAGTTCGCCCGCCTGACGGAGGCGCACGAGGTGATGCAGCATGCGATCGCCGACGCGCCCATCATCGCGACGATCGAACCCGACGGGCCGCCGCCGAGCGCGCGCTGGCTGATCGTCGGCTGGCTAGGGGTGATGCTCGTCGCGGGGGTGATCTCGTTCTTCGGCGGGGCCATCCCGTACTCGACCGCCGACGTGGTGCTGCGGCTGCTCCCCCTCGCGGCCGCGGCGACGGCCTTCGCGCTGACCGGTCGCCGGGTCTACTACGCCGCGACGGTGGCGCTGCTCGCCGCGAGCGTGCTCATCACCCTCGCCCTCGCCAGCTTCGGTTCGCTCGTGGCACTCGGGCTGCTGCTCGTGCCGGTCGTCGGGCTCATGGTGCAGGGACGGAAGGTCGCGGCGTACCGCGCCTAG
- a CDS encoding SDR family oxidoreductase: MSDNPAPSFLPRLAIVTGSDSGIGRETAIALAEDGLDVGITWHSDEEGAEETARLVRAEGRRAFVSQLDTSELEACGDVIDALAADLGGLDVFVNNAGLGQHTPFLELGLDDWRDIIATDLDGAFVCLQRAAKIMVDAASGGRLIAVTSVHEHQPRVGSSAYDAAKHGLGGLMKSLALELGEFGITANSVAPGEISTPMNNAEADDAGKTHRPGIPLGRPGHPREIADVITFLASAKSSYVTGASFVADGGMLQMGPQGGSHLVSDDWRRG, translated from the coding sequence ATGTCTGATAACCCTGCCCCCTCATTCCTGCCGCGCCTAGCGATCGTCACCGGTTCCGACTCCGGCATCGGCCGCGAGACGGCCATCGCACTCGCCGAAGACGGTCTCGACGTGGGAATCACCTGGCACTCCGACGAAGAGGGCGCCGAGGAGACCGCGCGACTCGTGCGTGCCGAGGGTCGGCGCGCCTTCGTGAGCCAGCTCGATACCTCCGAACTCGAGGCCTGCGGCGACGTCATCGACGCGCTGGCAGCGGACCTCGGCGGCCTCGACGTCTTCGTCAACAACGCGGGGCTCGGCCAGCACACGCCGTTCCTCGAACTCGGTCTCGACGACTGGCGCGACATCATCGCCACCGACCTCGACGGAGCGTTCGTGTGCCTCCAGCGGGCGGCGAAGATCATGGTGGATGCCGCGTCGGGCGGACGTCTCATCGCGGTCACGAGCGTGCACGAGCACCAGCCGCGGGTCGGCTCGAGCGCCTACGACGCGGCCAAGCACGGTCTCGGCGGACTGATGAAGTCGCTGGCGCTCGAGCTCGGCGAGTTCGGCATCACCGCGAACTCGGTCGCCCCCGGCGAGATCTCGACCCCCATGAACAACGCGGAGGCGGACGACGCGGGTAAGACGCACCGTCCTGGCATCCCGCTCGGCCGCCCCGGTCACCCGCGCGAGATCGCCGATGTCATCACCTTCCTCGCTTCGGCGAAGTCGAGCTACGTCACGGGGGCGTCGTTCGTGGCCGACGGCGGCATGCTGCAGATGGGTCCGCAGGGCGGATCCCACCTGGTCTCCGACGACTGGCGTCGCGGCTAG
- a CDS encoding tryptophan synthase subunit alpha has translation MAVNNHIPRGRASLEVLRAEAQQERETIVEERLMSGEDPWAFMEELPSVDELVVYLLRADAINANDGRRPSPTREYRVLRQIALEHPGLTKTVWRLLGDNGPLAREYW, from the coding sequence ATGGCCGTGAACAACCACATCCCCCGCGGTCGGGCGAGTCTCGAAGTGCTGCGGGCCGAGGCCCAGCAGGAGCGGGAGACCATCGTCGAAGAACGCCTGATGAGCGGCGAAGATCCGTGGGCGTTTATGGAAGAGCTGCCTTCCGTGGACGAGCTCGTCGTCTACCTGCTGCGAGCCGATGCGATCAACGCCAACGACGGCCGGCGACCCTCGCCGACTCGTGAATACCGCGTTCTGCGGCAGATAGCGCTCGAGCATCCGGGGCTCACCAAGACCGTCTGGCGCCTGCTCGGCGACAACGGACCGTTGGCGCGGGAGTACTGGTAA
- a CDS encoding DEAD/DEAH box helicase, which produces MSSDAAPLVDVRDLVRLVGQGAFQRGREYARDGAVSEIDWDEESGLLSSTVRGSLENPYRCHVELAPARDGYHRPVSGNCSCAVGSNCKHVAATLLECNTVHLREPITSIAGVSRGSDLAKKPEPIAAAVSDWKTALGSLIEPSVASALGLISTETPLALQFELREQTPRSRDRWRGPTATTATSREEGVQYRLGVRPAILSAAGNWVRGNVTWNSLGFQTNRLTLNSEHQRWFAQFAALYRATTRDVYTGQDTDWIYLDEFHSDLLWRLVADARRIGVEFIGSKKDAAVRVGAVAEVRLDVARTDDAALALSPVLTIDGSPLPVSAAGALADHGVYTTEFGPTVITLAPTATPLSPEQRALLGRESGVVIPSGDVDEFLTNYYPSLRRSIDISSTDDSVDLPQLVPPTLVLAVSFGRKQSLKTKWTWENAGDAAIEAAITIRVVDVLDELPVATTLQGLAAAEFSTQVLPLLQKIDGVRVEITGKQPDYRELTEVPTLVVTTVETEQRDWFDLGVLVSIDGRKVPFGPLFTALTKGQKKLLLVDNSYLSLQQPVFEELKRLIDEASALAEWETDAPKISRYQASLWAEFEDLADETQQAVSWRATAAGLMAADGVESTPLPAGVNASLRPYQQEGFDWLAFLWRHGLGGVLADDMGLGKTLQTLALIQYAKEHTVAEPVEGTLRQAQRPFLVVAPTSVVGNWVAEAERFTPGLVVRGITATNVKSRVPLAKQTEGADVIVTSYALFRLDFAAYQAESWGGLVLDEAQFVKNPASKAHEAALDLAAPFKLAITGTPMENSLMDLWSLFQIVAPGLFPSWRRFTEDYIKPITSGAANESERAAQLLAQLRRRIRPLMMRRTKDLVAKELPAKQEQVLRIDLSPRHKTLYDTFLQRERQKLLGLIEDMDKNRFIVFRSLTLLRMLSLDASLVDEIYSDIPSSKLDVLFEQLEDVIAENHRALVFSQFTSFLKKAAGRLDAQGIAYEYLDGATLKRADVIKRFKQGDAPVFLISLKAGGFGLNLTEADYVFMLDPWWNPATEAQAIDRTHRIGQTKNVMVYRMVANGTIEEKVMALKDQKSRLFDAVMDDDAVFSAALTADDIRGLLEG; this is translated from the coding sequence ATGTCGTCTGACGCCGCCCCCCTCGTCGACGTGCGCGACCTGGTGCGGCTCGTGGGTCAGGGCGCCTTCCAGCGCGGCCGCGAATACGCGCGCGACGGCGCCGTCTCCGAGATCGACTGGGACGAAGAGTCCGGCCTGCTCTCGAGCACCGTTCGGGGCTCGCTCGAGAACCCCTACCGCTGTCACGTCGAACTCGCGCCGGCGCGCGACGGCTACCACCGCCCGGTGAGCGGCAACTGCTCGTGCGCGGTCGGCTCCAACTGCAAGCACGTAGCGGCGACGCTGCTCGAGTGCAACACCGTGCACCTGCGCGAACCGATCACGTCGATCGCGGGGGTGTCACGCGGCAGCGATCTGGCGAAGAAGCCCGAACCCATCGCGGCGGCGGTGTCCGACTGGAAGACGGCGCTCGGGTCGCTCATCGAGCCGTCGGTGGCGTCGGCGCTCGGCCTGATCAGCACCGAGACGCCGCTCGCGCTGCAATTCGAGCTACGCGAACAGACTCCGCGTTCGCGCGACCGCTGGCGCGGGCCCACGGCGACGACCGCCACGAGCCGTGAAGAGGGCGTGCAGTACCGCCTCGGTGTGCGACCGGCGATCCTCAGCGCCGCGGGCAACTGGGTGCGCGGCAACGTCACCTGGAACTCTCTCGGTTTCCAGACCAACCGCCTCACGCTCAACAGCGAGCACCAGCGCTGGTTCGCCCAGTTCGCCGCGCTCTACCGGGCGACGACGCGCGACGTCTACACCGGCCAGGACACCGACTGGATCTATCTCGACGAATTCCACAGCGACCTGCTCTGGCGACTCGTCGCCGACGCCCGACGCATCGGGGTCGAATTCATCGGCTCGAAGAAAGACGCTGCAGTCCGGGTCGGCGCGGTCGCCGAGGTGCGCTTGGACGTTGCGCGAACGGATGACGCGGCTCTCGCCCTCTCGCCGGTGCTCACCATCGACGGCTCGCCTCTGCCCGTCTCCGCCGCCGGTGCCCTCGCCGACCACGGCGTGTACACGACCGAGTTCGGGCCGACGGTCATCACCCTCGCCCCGACGGCCACACCGCTCAGCCCCGAACAGCGCGCGCTGCTCGGGCGCGAGAGCGGCGTCGTGATCCCGTCCGGCGACGTCGACGAGTTTCTCACCAACTACTACCCGTCGCTTCGCCGTTCGATCGACATCTCGAGCACCGACGACTCGGTCGACCTGCCACAACTGGTGCCGCCGACCCTCGTGCTCGCCGTGAGTTTCGGCCGCAAGCAGTCGCTGAAGACGAAGTGGACGTGGGAGAACGCCGGCGACGCGGCCATCGAAGCGGCCATCACCATCCGCGTCGTCGACGTGCTCGACGAGCTGCCCGTCGCGACTACCCTGCAGGGTCTGGCCGCGGCCGAGTTCAGCACGCAGGTGCTGCCGCTCCTCCAGAAGATCGACGGCGTGCGCGTAGAAATCACGGGCAAGCAGCCCGACTACCGGGAGCTCACCGAGGTGCCCACCCTCGTCGTCACCACCGTCGAGACCGAGCAACGCGACTGGTTCGACCTCGGCGTGCTCGTGAGCATCGACGGCCGCAAGGTGCCGTTCGGGCCGCTCTTCACCGCGCTGACCAAGGGGCAGAAGAAGCTGCTGCTGGTCGACAACTCCTATCTGTCGCTGCAGCAGCCGGTGTTCGAGGAGTTGAAGCGGCTGATCGACGAGGCATCCGCCCTCGCCGAATGGGAGACCGACGCGCCCAAGATCAGCCGCTATCAAGCGAGCCTCTGGGCGGAGTTCGAAGACCTCGCGGATGAAACGCAGCAGGCGGTCTCGTGGCGCGCCACCGCGGCCGGGCTGATGGCGGCCGACGGGGTGGAGTCGACTCCCCTGCCGGCCGGCGTGAACGCATCGCTGCGGCCCTACCAGCAGGAGGGCTTCGACTGGCTCGCGTTCCTCTGGCGGCACGGGCTCGGCGGCGTGCTCGCCGACGACATGGGGCTCGGTAAGACGCTGCAGACGCTCGCCCTCATCCAGTACGCCAAGGAGCACACGGTCGCTGAGCCTGTCGAAGGGACGCTTCGACAGGCTCAGCGGCCGTTCCTGGTGGTGGCACCGACCTCGGTGGTGGGCAACTGGGTGGCCGAGGCCGAGCGTTTCACCCCGGGGCTCGTGGTGCGCGGCATCACCGCGACGAACGTCAAGAGCAGGGTCCCGCTGGCGAAGCAGACCGAGGGTGCCGACGTGATCGTGACGTCGTACGCGCTGTTCCGGCTCGACTTCGCCGCCTACCAGGCCGAGTCGTGGGGCGGGCTGGTGCTCGACGAGGCCCAGTTCGTGAAGAATCCCGCGTCGAAGGCCCACGAGGCCGCGCTCGACCTCGCGGCCCCGTTCAAGCTCGCGATCACGGGCACCCCGATGGAGAACAGTCTGATGGACCTCTGGTCGCTGTTCCAGATCGTGGCACCCGGGCTGTTCCCGTCGTGGCGACGGTTCACCGAGGACTACATCAAGCCGATCACCTCGGGCGCCGCGAATGAGTCGGAGCGCGCCGCACAGTTGCTCGCCCAGTTGCGCAGGCGCATCCGGCCCCTCATGATGCGCAGAACCAAGGACCTGGTCGCGAAAGAACTGCCGGCGAAGCAGGAGCAGGTGCTGCGCATCGACCTGTCGCCGCGCCATAAGACGCTCTACGACACGTTCCTGCAGCGCGAGCGCCAGAAGCTTCTCGGCCTCATCGAAGACATGGACAAGAACCGGTTCATCGTGTTCCGGTCGCTCACGCTGCTGCGGATGCTCTCGCTCGACGCCTCGCTCGTCGACGAGATCTACAGCGACATCCCGTCGAGCAAACTCGACGTGCTCTTCGAGCAGCTGGAGGACGTGATCGCCGAGAACCACCGCGCCCTCGTCTTCAGCCAGTTCACCAGCTTCCTGAAGAAGGCGGCGGGGAGGCTCGACGCGCAGGGCATCGCCTACGAGTATCTCGACGGCGCCACCCTCAAGCGCGCCGACGTGATCAAACGGTTCAAGCAGGGCGACGCGCCCGTATTCCTCATCAGCCTCAAGGCGGGCGGGTTCGGACTCAACCTCACCGAGGCGGACTACGTCTTTATGCTCGACCCGTGGTGGAACCCTGCCACCGAGGCGCAGGCGATCGACCGTACCCACCGCATCGGCCAGACCAAGAACGTGATGGTCTACCGCATGGTCGCGAACGGCACGATCGAGGAGAAGGTCATGGCCCTCAAAGACCAGAAGTCGCGCCTGTTCGACGCCGTGATGGACGACGACGCGGTCTTCAGCGCCGCCCTCACCGCGGACGATATCCGAGGCCTGCTCGAAGGCTGA
- a CDS encoding GNAT family N-acetyltransferase, producing MSNDYLRAPIDPNSAQSLEAGGLRLDLVDTADAEQFGSWLQAEARGFHDGAASDETIAGQVAGLAYRRTTGVWDDTAADAASPVATVSSWSTPVTVPGERAIDAWAVSAVTVAPTHRRRGIARAMLEAELRTARSLGVPLAMLTVSEATIYGRFGFAPAVMAADWKIDTRRAHWTGPTPDGRLNFITVEQLKEQGPAIVEKVRLQSPGEIEPWPLFWDRALGLTGSEAERPKNLRVVRYDDAAGEPQGFATYVVNEVAGDVFGHSLEVRIVSTATDDAYAGIWRYLIEMDLVGDVIAPLRAVDEAFAWQISDFRAATKTRQRDHLWTRIIDVKAALEARRYSAHGSIVLEVSDALGFAEGRFLLSIADDGTARVRDWPGAAPDNAAIVALGVSELSALYLGGVSAATLARAGRITELHAGSASAIDASFRSPITPWLSIWF from the coding sequence GTGAGCAACGACTACCTACGCGCCCCTATCGACCCCAACTCGGCACAATCGCTCGAAGCCGGTGGTCTCCGTCTCGATCTCGTCGACACGGCGGACGCGGAACAATTCGGCTCGTGGCTGCAGGCCGAGGCGCGCGGGTTCCACGACGGCGCGGCCAGCGACGAGACGATCGCCGGCCAGGTCGCCGGCCTCGCCTACCGCCGCACCACCGGCGTCTGGGACGACACGGCCGCGGACGCCGCATCCCCGGTCGCGACCGTCAGCTCGTGGTCGACGCCGGTCACCGTTCCCGGCGAGCGGGCCATCGACGCGTGGGCTGTCAGCGCCGTCACCGTGGCGCCCACCCACCGCCGCCGCGGCATCGCACGCGCGATGCTCGAGGCCGAGCTGCGCACCGCCCGTTCGCTCGGTGTGCCGCTCGCGATGCTCACGGTCTCCGAGGCCACCATCTACGGCCGGTTCGGATTCGCCCCGGCCGTTATGGCCGCCGACTGGAAGATCGACACGCGGCGGGCACACTGGACCGGCCCGACGCCCGACGGGCGGCTCAACTTCATCACCGTCGAGCAGCTCAAGGAGCAGGGTCCCGCGATCGTCGAAAAGGTGCGGCTGCAGTCGCCGGGCGAGATCGAACCGTGGCCGCTGTTCTGGGATCGCGCCCTCGGACTCACGGGCAGCGAGGCCGAGCGCCCCAAGAACCTGCGCGTCGTCCGGTATGACGACGCGGCCGGAGAACCGCAGGGCTTCGCGACCTATGTGGTCAACGAGGTGGCCGGCGACGTGTTCGGCCACTCGCTCGAGGTGCGCATCGTGTCGACCGCCACCGATGACGCCTACGCCGGCATCTGGCGCTACCTGATCGAGATGGACCTCGTCGGCGACGTCATCGCTCCCCTGCGCGCGGTGGACGAGGCGTTCGCGTGGCAGATCTCCGACTTCCGGGCCGCGACGAAGACCAGGCAGCGCGACCACCTGTGGACGCGCATCATCGACGTGAAGGCCGCGCTGGAGGCGCGCCGCTACAGCGCGCACGGTTCGATCGTGCTCGAGGTGAGCGATGCGCTCGGTTTCGCCGAGGGGCGCTTCCTGCTCTCGATAGCCGACGACGGGACCGCGCGGGTGCGCGACTGGCCGGGCGCCGCCCCCGACAACGCGGCGATCGTCGCACTCGGGGTGAGCGAACTCAGCGCGCTCTACCTCGGCGGAGTCTCGGCGGCGACCCTCGCCCGAGCCGGCCGCATCACCGAACTGCACGCCGGTTCGGCCAGTGCGATCGACGCGTCGTTCCGCTCGCCGATCACACCGTGGCTCTCTATCTGGTTCTAG
- a CDS encoding DarT ssDNA thymidine ADP-ribosyltransferase family protein, translated as MGEECIHGLDYGLCDACFPKAVPDVAVAVVSKPRVTRPRASSLTSPRKPAAAGSLRNPPVEVGDQRIYHVTHVDNLASILSAGRLLADASETWESRPAVDISSAETRESRRTIVVSDENDASVASYVPFFLSPTSSVWVSVRERVADPRLSDAIREAIPSDYVILVSSVQSVVDAHDADADERDAAIVVTDGDAAHTLTRFATTREAGDRVLRKLRAEEDSVQILAAEYLVKDEFPIELVSLIGVANDRARDAVKAIVKASDYSTRVAVYPPWFMRAE; from the coding sequence TTGGGCGAGGAATGCATCCACGGACTCGATTATGGGCTCTGTGACGCCTGCTTCCCGAAGGCGGTGCCGGATGTCGCGGTGGCCGTCGTCTCCAAGCCCCGGGTGACCCGCCCGCGCGCCTCTTCGCTTACGTCGCCGCGCAAGCCTGCTGCCGCGGGTTCGCTGCGCAACCCGCCCGTCGAGGTGGGGGACCAGCGCATCTACCACGTCACGCACGTCGACAACCTCGCGAGCATCCTGAGCGCCGGCCGCCTCCTCGCCGACGCGAGTGAGACGTGGGAGTCCCGCCCGGCCGTCGACATCTCGTCGGCCGAGACCCGCGAGTCACGCCGCACCATCGTCGTCTCCGACGAGAACGACGCGAGCGTCGCCAGCTACGTGCCGTTCTTCTTGAGCCCCACGTCGAGCGTCTGGGTGAGCGTGCGCGAGCGGGTCGCCGATCCACGCCTGTCCGACGCCATCCGCGAGGCCATCCCGTCGGACTACGTCATCCTGGTCAGCTCGGTGCAGAGCGTCGTCGATGCCCACGACGCCGACGCCGACGAGCGCGACGCCGCGATCGTCGTGACCGACGGCGACGCCGCCCACACCCTCACCCGGTTCGCCACGACCCGCGAGGCGGGCGACCGCGTGCTGCGCAAACTGCGCGCCGAAGAAGACTCCGTGCAGATTTTGGCGGCCGAGTACCTCGTCAAAGACGAGTTCCCGATCGAACTGGTCTCGCTCATCGGAGTCGCCAACGACCGCGCCCGCGACGCCGTGAAGGCCATCGTCAAAGCGTCCGACTACTCCACCCGCGTCGCGGTCTACCCGCCGTGGTTCATGCGCGCCGAGTAG
- a CDS encoding HNH endonuclease family protein, translating into MSARRLSLRAVLVIAVFAVAAYLISATGSPSGTAPQPTSAGPVSATTAQSLAVLDTLEVKGRAPKTGYDRDDKFGTAWVDMDQNGCDTRNDVLARDLVVTTMADACRVLTGTLADPYTGTSIAFARGESTSSLVQIDHVVALSNAWQTGAQQLNAERRYEFANDPINLLAVDGATNSSKGDGDAATWLPPNASFRCAYVSRQITVKAAYDLWVTRAEHDAMTSVLAGCP; encoded by the coding sequence ATGTCTGCCCGCCGTCTCTCGCTGCGGGCCGTGCTCGTCATCGCCGTCTTCGCGGTTGCCGCCTACCTGATCAGCGCTACGGGCTCGCCTTCCGGCACCGCACCGCAGCCCACCTCGGCCGGTCCCGTCTCGGCGACAACGGCGCAGTCCCTCGCCGTCTTGGACACCCTCGAGGTGAAGGGACGCGCACCGAAGACCGGTTACGACCGTGACGACAAGTTCGGAACTGCGTGGGTCGACATGGACCAGAACGGCTGCGACACGCGCAACGACGTGCTGGCCCGTGACCTCGTCGTCACCACGATGGCCGACGCGTGTCGCGTGCTCACCGGCACCCTCGCCGACCCGTACACCGGCACGTCGATCGCCTTCGCGCGCGGCGAGAGCACGTCGAGCCTCGTGCAGATCGACCACGTCGTGGCGCTCTCGAACGCCTGGCAGACGGGCGCGCAACAGTTGAATGCCGAACGTCGGTACGAATTCGCGAACGATCCGATCAACCTGCTCGCTGTCGACGGGGCGACGAACAGCTCGAAGGGTGACGGCGACGCGGCGACCTGGTTGCCGCCGAACGCGTCCTTCCGGTGCGCCTACGTGTCGCGCCAGATCACCGTCAAGGCCGCGTACGACCTCTGGGTGACGAGGGCGGAACACGACGCGATGACCAGCGTGCTCGCCGGCTGCCCGTAG